In Ostrea edulis chromosome 4, xbOstEdul1.1, whole genome shotgun sequence, a single window of DNA contains:
- the LOC125671365 gene encoding growth/differentiation factor 8-like codes for MIIHFRYKVTIISEYLLGNKYKHFHVVGGGAKPTYKIIFNEQSNSELKIRLCVYIYIVSNKLLLKYLSAIITFYYDKLSVICGETSQLFWKQTRPSRIALLHAMKLYYECTFHTVLITVVQLTILVVAKPATVSVHTERQKHLQRIEGFKQKILDGLRYENVPRVTAFNETIAEKRTLIQMYRNYMRKKDGNYHQDSEPIPGTTAMYSYSLTTDNKKASQDGRVRFFVQPEVKHPEDHTRETAISNAKLKLFKHTSLNTAPTNEVEIKIFSCNQVVETLIESRTVDVSRDGWEIFDITQVVKDWIDDPELNNGVEIYADGLNAGQLLFPSLDVAEKKSSKSNRTATRYNVVVPILEMKTHERSILKRVKRQNNIERRDCVKGDGESRCCRFTTTIAFSDLGWDDWIIAPPEYEAHYCDGSCPDRFKMANTFAGIQARLHALYPSKFPKPCCVPSKLSPLTILHKDSDGKYQFTDYPDMIVEDCKCA; via the exons ATGATTATTCATTTCAGGTATAAAGTTACAATCATATCAGAATATTTATTGGGCAACAAGTATAAACATTTCCACGTGGTAGGAGGCGGGGCCAAACCAACctacaaaataatattcaatgAACAGAGCAACTCAGAGTTAAAAATCAGgctatgtgtgtatatatatatcgtttCAAACAAACTATTGTTAAAATACCTATCTGCaattataacattttattatGACAAACTGTCTGTTATTTGCGGAGAAACTTCACAACTGTTCTGGAAACAGACAAGGCCCTCTCGGATTGCTTTGCTCCACGCTATGAAATTATACTATGAATGTACTTTTCATACCGTGTTGATAACGGTCGTGCAGTTGACCATTCTGGTTGTTGCCAAGCCTGCCACTGTGTCCGTCCACACTGAACGGCAAAAGCATTTGCAGCGAATTGAAggttttaaacaaaaaattctCGATGGTTTGCGGTATGAAAATGTACCCAGAGTGACTGCATTTAATGAAACTATTGCAGAGAAAAGGACTTTGATACAAATGTACAGGAATTACATGCGAAAAAAGGACGGGAATTATCATCAAGATTCTGAACCGATTCCAGGCACCACAGCAATGTATAGTTACAGTCTCACGACAG ATAACAAAAAGGCATCTCAAGATGGGAGAGTAAGATTTTTCGTCCAACCGGAAGTCAAGCACCCAGAAGACCACACGAGAGAAACAGCCAtatcaaatgcaaaattaaaactGTTCAAACACACTTCGTTAAATACAGCTCCTAcaaatgaagttgaaataaaaattttcagCTGTAACCAAGTGGTAGAAACATTAATTGAATCCAGAACCGTAGATGTGAGTAGGGATGGCTGGGAAATATTCGACATTACCCAAGTCGTTAAAGACTGGATCGATGACCCAGAATTAAATAATGGAGTAGAAATTTATGCAGACGGTCTCAATGCCGGTCAATTACTTTTCCCTTCCTTGGATGTCGCAGAAAAAAAGAGCTCAAAATCTAATCGAACAGCAACCAGATACAATGTTGTGGTACCAATTCTGGAAATGAAGACTCACGAACGTTCAATATTAAAACGTGTCAAACGACAAAATAATATTGAGAGGAGAGATTGTGTCAAAGGGGACGGGGAAAGTAGATGCTGCCGTTTCACAACGACAATAGCATTCAGTGATTTGGGCTGGGACGATTGGATAATCGCACCACCCGAATATGAAGCTCATTATTGCGATGGAAGTTGTCCCGATCGCTTTAAAATGGCCAACACGTTCGCGGGAATACAAGCCCGACTTCACGCTTTATATCCTAGCAAATTTCCGAAACCGTGTTGCGTTCCATCAAAACTGAGTCCACTTACCATTCTTCATAAAGACAGCGATGGAAAATATCAGTTCACGGACTATCCTGACATGATCGTAGAGGACTGCAAGTgcgcatga